One Gossypium raimondii isolate GPD5lz chromosome 3, ASM2569854v1, whole genome shotgun sequence genomic window carries:
- the LOC105795361 gene encoding bZIP transcription factor 29, whose translation MGDSEEGNTDLMQRIQSSFGTSSSSIPKQVLSMNHLEIPPLNPNQIRAVRHFSHFGQNFNGGGGGGGGGGDGNKRVGIPPSHPNQIPPISPYSQIPVSRPSSHQMGSSQGFSPGPTHSRSLSQPSSFFSFDSLPPLSPAPVTQISNDVCMEDSHSLLPPSPFPKASSPRVGESLPPRKSHRRSNSDIPFGFNTVMQSSPPPLRGSGFENSGVPRPVQLVKKETSWERGIDGNVEGMGERKSEGEVMDDLFSAYMNLDNIDALNSSEDKNNNNENHEDLDSRASGTKTNGGDSSDNEAESSVNESGNSVTQGGVYSTQKREGNKRSAGGDIAPTSRHYRSVSMDSFMGKLNFGDESPKLPPSPGSRPGQLSPSNSIDGNSAAFSLELGNGEFNEAELKKIMANEKLAEIAMTDPKRAKRILANRQSAARSKERKMRYISELEHKVQTLQTEATTLSAQLTLLQRDSVGLTNQNNELKFRIQSMEQQAQLRDALNETLTAEVHRLKLATQELGGNSDPSKGMVSQQLPISRQMFQLHQQQFHQQQQNGNTAAKSESNQ comes from the exons ATGGGAGATAGTGAAGAAGGTAATACTGATTTGATGCAAAGGATTCAATCATCATTTGGAACATCATCTTCTTCGATTCCTAAACAAGTTTTATCAATGAATCATCTTGAAATACCTCCACTGAACCCTAATCAAATCAGGGCTGTTAGGCATTTCTCTCATTTTGGACAAAACTTTAACGGCGGCGGCGGTGGAGGTGGCGGCGGTGGTGATGGTAATAAAAGAGTTGGTATTCCTCCTTCACACCCTAACCAGATCCCACCCATTTCGCCTTATTCACAGATCCCTGTGTCTCGTCCATCGAGCCATCAAATGGGTTCTTCTCAGGGTTTTAGTCCCGGACCGACTCATTCTCGGTCTTTGTCACAACCTTCGTCGTTCTTTTCGTTCGATTCGTTGCCGCCGTTGAGTCCTGCGCCGGTGACCCAAATTTCGAACGATGTGTGTATGGAAGATTCGCATTCGTTGTTACCACCCTCGCCTTTTCCAAAGGCGAGTTCTCCTCGGGTTGGAGAAAGTTTGCCACCACGAAAATCACATAGGCGGTCCAATAGTGATATTCCTTTCGGGTTTAATACGGTAATGCAATCTTCACCCCCACCGTTAAGGGGCAGCGGTTTCGAGAATTCGGGTGTGCCTAGGCCAGTTCAGTTGGTTAAAAAGGAAACGAGTTGGGAAAGAGGTATTGATGGTAACGTTGAAGGAATGGGTGAGAGGAAATCGGAAGGGGAAGTCATGGACGATTTGTTTTCGGCATATATGAATTTGGATAACATAGATGCATTAAATTCTTCCGAGGATAAGAACAACAATAACGAGAATCACGAAGATTTAGATAGCCGAGCGAGTGGAACAAAGACCAATGGTGGGGATAGTAGTGACAATGAAGCGGAAAGCAGTGTGAACGAGAGCGGGAATAGTGTGACACAAGGCGGAGTTTATTCAACTCAGAAAAGAGAAGGGAACAAAAGGAGTGCAGGGGGTGACATTGCTCCTACTTCGAGACATTATCGAAGTGTTTCGATGGATAGTTTTATGGGGAAGTTGAACTTCGGTGACGAATCACCAAAACTACCTCCTTCACCCGGATCTCGTCCCGGACAACTCTCACCAAGCAATTCAATTGATGGGAATTCAGCTGCCTTTAGTTTGGAGCTCGGAAACGGTGAGTTCAATGAAGCTGAACTGAAGAAAATTATGGCAAACGAGAAGCTCGCAGAAATCGCAATGACTGATCCAAAGCGTGCAAAGAG GATTTTGGCTAATCGTCAATCAGCTGCTCGTTCCAAAGAAAGGAAGATGCGGTACATTTCCGAGTTGGAGCACAAGGTTCAGACCCTGCAAACTGAAGCTACCACATTATCGGCTCAATTAACACTTCTACAG AGAGATTCAGTTGGGCTTACCAATCAGAACAATGAGTTGAAGTTTCGTATTCAATCCATGGAACAACAGGCACAACTCCGTGACG CTCTAAACGAAACATTAACCGCGGAAGTCCATCGATTAAAGCTTGCTACTCAAGAACTAGGCGGCAATTCTGATCCATCCAAAGGCATGGTCTCGCAGCAGCTTCCCATTAGCCGCCAGATGTTCCAGCTACACCAGCAACAGTTCCACCAGCAACAGCAGAACGGGAACACAGCTGCAAAATCCGAGTCGAATCAGTAG